A genome region from Rickettsiales endosymbiont of Stachyamoeba lipophora includes the following:
- the murD gene encoding UDP-N-acetylmuramoyl-L-alanine--D-glutamate ligase: MNHQFHNKTYYIIGLGKSGLASYNFLKPFAKQIYVWDDKNIPEILQDYACSPDAILPKTILNQVDDFEGEPVKESKKYTHKGEDCKNHLGHLTKRSGVSWQEIDYVLVSPGIPTLFPKPHRATELAVNNNIPIISDLELLFAFASNAQFIGITGTNGKSTTTSLIYHILKENGLKVALGGNIGIPVLELPINNSSDFIYVLELSSYQLELLKEYHLNLAILLNITKDHIERHGNMENYIQAKCKIFEGQNASDLQIVSMDSPILKEIIGGLQLSSKAQLTQISTETILEHGINFKDNNLFINHDKITDIEFKHLPGRHNKENIAAAVAATLFMGLELTKILESIKSFKPLKHRFEYITTVNNVEYYNDSKATNAEAAMAAITSFDQIYWILGGVPKEGGIDILIPYFKCIKKAYLIGEAKEEFARTLVEHKVEYVINGTLDKALLNAKKDAEMEEGIKRVVFSPACASFDQFKNFEHRGEEFIKIIYKWLDN; this comes from the coding sequence GTGAATCATCAGTTTCATAATAAAACCTATTATATTATAGGCTTAGGTAAAAGCGGGCTTGCAAGCTATAATTTTCTAAAGCCTTTTGCTAAGCAAATTTATGTTTGGGATGATAAAAATATTCCTGAAATCCTGCAGGATTATGCTTGTTCACCTGATGCAATTCTACCAAAAACCATTTTAAATCAAGTAGATGATTTTGAAGGCGAGCCTGTAAAAGAGAGTAAAAAATACACGCATAAAGGTGAAGACTGTAAAAATCATCTAGGTCATTTAACAAAGAGAAGTGGTGTTAGCTGGCAAGAGATTGACTATGTATTGGTATCTCCAGGTATTCCTACTCTTTTTCCTAAACCTCACAGAGCGACCGAGCTTGCGGTAAATAATAATATTCCAATTATTTCTGATCTCGAACTGTTGTTTGCGTTTGCGTCAAATGCTCAATTTATTGGGATTACTGGCACTAATGGTAAGTCTACTACCACCAGTTTAATTTATCATATTCTCAAAGAAAATGGTTTAAAAGTAGCATTGGGTGGTAATATAGGTATACCAGTATTAGAGCTACCTATTAATAATTCCAGTGATTTTATTTATGTGCTTGAGCTTTCCTCATACCAATTAGAGTTATTAAAAGAATATCATTTAAATTTAGCGATATTGCTAAATATTACTAAAGACCATATTGAGCGTCACGGCAATATGGAAAATTATATTCAGGCCAAGTGTAAGATATTTGAAGGACAAAATGCGAGTGACTTGCAAATAGTGAGTATGGATAGCCCAATTCTTAAAGAAATAATAGGTGGGTTGCAACTTAGCTCTAAAGCACAGTTAACGCAAATTAGCACTGAAACTATTTTAGAGCATGGTATTAATTTTAAAGATAATAATTTATTTATCAACCACGATAAAATAACAGATATAGAATTTAAACATTTACCAGGTAGGCATAATAAGGAAAATATAGCAGCTGCTGTCGCAGCCACTTTGTTTATGGGGTTAGAACTTACAAAAATTTTAGAATCTATAAAAAGTTTTAAACCTTTAAAGCATCGTTTTGAGTATATAACAACGGTTAATAATGTGGAATATTATAATGACAGTAAGGCGACTAATGCAGAGGCTGCAATGGCAGCTATTACTTCGTTTGATCAAATATACTGGATTTTAGGTGGCGTACCTAAAGAAGGTGGGATTGATATTTTAATTCCTTATTTTAAATGCATTAAAAAGGCCTATTTAATCGGAGAGGCTAAAGAAGAGTTTGCTAGAACCTTAGTTGAGCACAAGGTGGAATATGTGATTAATGGTACCCTGGATAAGGCATTACTTAATGCCAAAAAAGATGCCGAAATGGAAGAGGGGATTAAAAGGGTGGTGTTTTCACCAGCTTGCGCTTCTTTTGATCAATTTAAAAATTTTGAGCATCGTGGTGAAGAGTTTATAAAAATAATTTACAAATGGCTTGACAACTAG